One genomic window of Roseateles sp. DAIF2 includes the following:
- the otnK gene encoding 3-oxo-tetronate kinase, whose protein sequence is MSEVQRPVLGVIADDFTGASDVASMLVREGLRTRLLIGVPPAGMAPPADADALVIALKSRTVPAAQAVAASLAALGWLRERAQARQFYFKYCSTFDSTPAGNIGPVAEALLEALGGDFTIACPAFPENGRTVFRGHLFVGDQLLSESGMREHPLTPMSDANLVRVLQAQSRGRVGLLGHQALAGGAAAARERIAALRAEGVRLAVADAVDDHDLRVLAEACIELPLLTAGSGLALGLPALYAARGWVQPDAAAADLPAVGGRAAVLSGSCSTASNAQVRHWLEAGRPALRLDPLALAEGQPLVEQALAWAGRQAWPLLIYATAEAEALRRVQMTLGAARAGALVETALAAIARGLVERHGVHRLVVAGGETSGAVVQALGLQALRIGAAIDPGVPWTHAEGPGGQPLLLALKSGNFGTVDFFAKALRRVA, encoded by the coding sequence CGTGATCGCCGACGATTTCACCGGCGCCAGCGACGTGGCCAGCATGCTGGTGCGCGAGGGCCTGCGCACCCGGCTGCTGATCGGTGTGCCGCCGGCCGGGATGGCGCCGCCCGCCGATGCCGACGCGCTGGTGATCGCGCTGAAGAGCCGCACCGTGCCGGCCGCCCAGGCGGTGGCGGCCTCGCTGGCCGCGCTGGGCTGGCTGCGCGAGCGCGCGCAGGCGCGCCAGTTCTACTTCAAGTACTGCTCCACCTTCGATTCGACGCCGGCCGGCAATATCGGGCCGGTGGCCGAGGCCCTGCTGGAGGCGCTGGGCGGCGACTTCACGATCGCCTGCCCGGCCTTCCCTGAGAACGGCCGCACGGTGTTCCGCGGCCATCTGTTCGTCGGCGACCAGCTGCTCAGCGAATCGGGCATGCGCGAGCATCCGCTGACGCCGATGAGCGATGCGAATCTGGTGCGCGTGCTGCAGGCGCAGAGCCGGGGCCGGGTCGGCCTGCTGGGCCACCAGGCGCTGGCCGGCGGCGCGGCCGCGGCGCGCGAGCGCATTGCCGCGCTGCGCGCCGAGGGCGTGCGCCTGGCGGTGGCCGATGCGGTCGACGACCATGACCTGCGCGTGTTGGCCGAGGCCTGCATCGAGCTGCCGCTCTTGACCGCCGGCTCCGGCCTGGCGCTGGGCCTGCCGGCGCTCTATGCGGCGCGCGGCTGGGTGCAGCCGGATGCGGCGGCGGCGGACCTGCCGGCGGTCGGCGGGCGCGCGGCGGTGCTGTCGGGCTCCTGCTCGACAGCCAGCAATGCGCAGGTGCGACATTGGCTGGAGGCCGGCCGGCCCGCGCTGCGGCTCGACCCGCTGGCGCTGGCCGAGGGCCAGCCGCTGGTCGAGCAGGCGCTGGCCTGGGCGGGCAGGCAGGCCTGGCCGCTGCTGATCTACGCCACCGCCGAGGCCGAGGCGCTGCGGCGGGTGCAGATGACGCTGGGCGCGGCGCGCGCCGGCGCGCTGGTCGAGACGGCGCTGGCCGCGATCGCGCGCGGCCTGGTCGAGCGGCATGGCGTGCATCGCCTGGTGGTGGCCGGCGGCGAGACCTCGGGCGCGGTGGTGCAGGCCCTGGGCCTGCAGGCGCTGCGCATCGGCGCGGCCATCGATCCCGGCGTGCCCTGGACCCATGCCGAGGGGCCGGGCGGCCAGCCGCTGCTGCTGGCGCTGAAGTCCGGCAACTTCGGCACGGTCGACTTCTTCGCCAAGGCGCTGCGCCGGGTGGCCTGA